The Streptomyces sp. DG1A-41 genomic sequence CCCGCCGCACCGGACGTGATGCGCCGGGCGGCCGAACGGTGCGGGCTGCCGATGGTCGTCCTGCACCGGCCCTTCCCCTTCGCCGAGCTGACCGAGGAGGTCCAGTCACGGCTCGTGCGACGCAAGTTCGCCGCCGTCAGCCTCTCCGAGGCCGTCCGCACCGAACTCACCGCCCTGATCACCGCGGGCGCCCCGCTGCAACGCCTGCTCGACGAGGTCGCCCGGCACAGCGCCTGCCCGGTCGTCGTCACCAACCTCGCCCACCGTGTCCTCGGCACGGCGGGGGAGCGGCCGGCGGTGGACGACGTGCTGCGCGACTGGGAGCGCATCGCCCGCCAGGCCGGCGGCACCGAGGGCGACGGCTGGATACGGGCCGAACTGGGCGGACGCGGGGAGCGCTGGGGCCGGATCGTGCTGTGCGGCTACCGGGGCGACACCGCCACCGGACGGCTGCTGGCCGACCGCGCAGCCGAGGCCCTCGTCCTGCACCGCATGCTCGGCGGCGGCGCCGCGTGCTCCTGGGAGGAGCAGTCCGCGCAGGGCCTGCTGACCGACCTGGTCAGCGGCGTCGTACCGGCGCGCCAGCTGCTGCCCCGGGCGCGCGCGGCCGGGCTGCCGGTCAACCGGCGGACGTTCGTGCCGCTGGTCGTCCGTGACGGCGACACCTCCCGGCTCGACCGGCTGCTGCGTCTGCTGGGCCTGCCCGGCCTGGTCGCCGAACTGGCCGACGGAGCCACCGCCGTGCTGCTCAGCCTCGCCCGCGACCAGGACGCGGACGCCCTCGCCGCGCACTTCGCGACCCGGCTGCGCGCCGAGTCCGGCCCGGCCCGAACGGTCGTCGCCGCGGCCGACCCCCGGGTCGTCTGGGACGACGTCCCCGCCGGACTGCGCGAGGCCCAGCACGTGGCGGACGCCGTCGCCGACTCCGTCGCCGCCCTCGACCTCCCCCCGGTCGTCCGCCTGCGGGACGTCCACCTGCGGGGCCTGATCCGCCTGCTGCGCGATGACCCGCACGTGCAGTCCTTCGCGGAGCGGGAGCTGGACGGGCTGCTGCGCGAGGCCGACGAGGACCTGCTGTCCGTGCTGCGCACCTACCTCGCCACCGGCCGCAACAAGTCCCGGACCGCCCAGCTCCACCATGTCTCCCGGCCCGCCCTCTACCGCCGCCTGGAAGCCATACAGGTCCGCCTCGGGGTGGACCTCGACGACTTCGAGCAGGCCGCCTCGGTGCACATCGCACTCCTCGCGCACGACGCGCAACAGCAGTGAAACACCCGACCACCTGGGAAAACGGCGGTGAAACATGGGCTCACGGCAGAGTGACACGGTGACACGCCGCAGGCCTTCAGACGTGACACGGTGCAACTCAAAGAGGACTTCGCGACTTCCTAGGCTCACGGCACACCGAGCGACCGGAGGTCCCGATGAGCCGAGTGATCCGTGCCGCCGTCTTCCAGACCGCCTGGACGGGCGACAAGGAGTCGAT encodes the following:
- a CDS encoding PucR family transcriptional regulator, encoding MTTTLDSLEPALSVRQVLTLERVLAGEPEVVAGASHLDRPVRWVHVAEAADVGVMLSGGEMVLTTGVLLAGDEEKQAEYVRSLHRAEAAAVVLGLGRAFPAAPDVMRRAAERCGLPMVVLHRPFPFAELTEEVQSRLVRRKFAAVSLSEAVRTELTALITAGAPLQRLLDEVARHSACPVVVTNLAHRVLGTAGERPAVDDVLRDWERIARQAGGTEGDGWIRAELGGRGERWGRIVLCGYRGDTATGRLLADRAAEALVLHRMLGGGAACSWEEQSAQGLLTDLVSGVVPARQLLPRARAAGLPVNRRTFVPLVVRDGDTSRLDRLLRLLGLPGLVAELADGATAVLLSLARDQDADALAAHFATRLRAESGPARTVVAAADPRVVWDDVPAGLREAQHVADAVADSVAALDLPPVVRLRDVHLRGLIRLLRDDPHVQSFAERELDGLLREADEDLLSVLRTYLATGRNKSRTAQLHHVSRPALYRRLEAIQVRLGVDLDDFEQAASVHIALLAHDAQQQ